The following proteins come from a genomic window of Triticum aestivum cultivar Chinese Spring chromosome 6A, IWGSC CS RefSeq v2.1, whole genome shotgun sequence:
- the LOC123131489 gene encoding syntaxin-132-like, giving the protein MGMHQPDASDNLQAFLTMLVDGIDSLIAKLTSLLTKLQSANEESKAVTKASAMKAIKQRMEKDIDQVGKIARMAKTKVDELDKDNLSNRKKPGCEEDSAVDRSREQTTGAVKKKLKKRMDDFQVLRESIRQEYREVVERRVFTVTGNRPDEETIDDLIETGRSEQIFKDAVQQQGRGQVLETVAEIQERHDAVRDLERKLLELQQIFLDMAVLVEAQGDMLNHIETHVSNATNHIQQGVGALQKAKALQKNSRKWMCYAIILLLVVVAIVVLGVIQPWKKK; this is encoded by the exons ATGGGAATGCATCAGCCCGATGCCTCCGACAATCTACAAGCCTTCCTGACCATGTTG GTTGACGGAATCGACAGCCTGATAGCTAAGCTCACGAGCCTCCTGACCAAGCTCCAG TCTGCCAACGAGGAATCAAAAGCAGTCACAAAAGCAAGCGCCATGAAAG CAATCAAGCAGCGAATGGAGAAAGACATTGACCAAGTCGGCAAAATTGCTCGTATGGCGAAAACAAAAGTTGATGAACTGGACAAAGAT AACTTATCTAACAGGAAGAAACCTGGATGCGAGGAGGACTCTGCGGTTGATCGATCAAGGGAACAGACTACTGG AGCAGTGAAAAAGAAACTGAAGAAACGGATGGACGATTTTCAG GTGTTGAGAGAATCAATCCGGCAGGAGTACCGGGAAGTCGTTGAAAGAAGGGTATTCACTGTAACTGGTAATCGCCCTGATGAAGAG ACAATTGACGATTTAATCGAGACAGGGAGAAGCGAGCAGATTTTCAAAGATGCGGTTCAGCAGCAGGGGAGAGGCCAG GTATTGGAGACTGTTGCTGAGATACAGGAGCGGCATGATGCTGTAAGAGATCTAGAGAGGAAGCTTCTGGAGTTGCAGCAG ATATTCCTGGATATGGCGGTGTTGGTTGAGGCTCAAGGAGACATGCTCAACCACATAGAGACACAT GTTTCAAATGCTACCAACCACATACAGCAAGGCGTGGGTGCTCTCCAGAAGGCAAAGGCGCTTCAGAAGAACTCGAGAAAGTGGATGTGCTACGCCATCATCCTTCTGCTGGTGGTAGTGGCTATCGTCGTGCTCGGGGTGATCCAGCCATGGAAGAAGAAGTAA